In one window of Pseudomonas sp. IAC-BECa141 DNA:
- a CDS encoding LysR family transcriptional regulator, whose protein sequence is MQRHFDDLQLGSIELFCLAAECGSFTGAAQAASVTPAAVSRSVSRMEERLGVRLFARTTRSVKLTDSGRRYYEECRQALAQLVEAQREVMGRQQEPSGTLRISIPTTYAHHRILPLLPAFRARFPQVKVDMHISNRNIDFVGEGYDMAIRVRAIPDSGLIARHLEDAALVMVASPDYLKRAGTPQTLEDLEQHECIQYELPSSGRRITWLFYDEDAPREILAEGNFCCSDDVLGGVTLARHGAGLFQTYRFIVEKELADGSLIEVLKPYSGRSRPFTLLYPQNRHMPLRVRAFIDFLVEQLPN, encoded by the coding sequence ATGCAGCGACACTTCGACGATCTTCAGCTGGGCAGCATCGAGTTGTTTTGCCTGGCCGCCGAGTGCGGCAGTTTCACCGGTGCGGCGCAGGCGGCTTCGGTGACGCCGGCAGCGGTGAGCCGCTCGGTATCACGCATGGAAGAACGCCTGGGCGTGCGGTTGTTCGCGCGCACCACCCGCAGCGTAAAACTGACCGACAGCGGCCGGCGCTATTACGAAGAATGCCGTCAGGCGCTGGCGCAACTGGTGGAGGCGCAACGGGAAGTCATGGGCCGACAGCAGGAACCGTCCGGCACCCTGCGTATCAGTATTCCTACGACCTACGCCCATCACCGGATCCTGCCGCTGCTGCCTGCCTTTCGTGCGCGATTCCCGCAGGTGAAAGTCGACATGCACATCAGCAATCGCAACATCGACTTCGTCGGCGAGGGTTACGACATGGCGATCCGTGTGCGAGCGATTCCGGACTCAGGCCTGATCGCCCGCCATCTGGAAGACGCGGCGCTGGTGATGGTCGCCAGCCCCGACTACCTGAAACGTGCCGGCACGCCGCAGACCCTCGAAGACCTTGAACAGCACGAATGCATCCAGTACGAACTGCCCAGTAGCGGGCGGCGGATCACCTGGCTGTTTTACGACGAAGACGCGCCACGGGAAATCCTCGCCGAGGGCAATTTCTGCTGCTCGGACGATGTGCTCGGTGGCGTGACCCTGGCCAGGCACGGTGCCGGGTTGTTCCAGACCTATCGCTTTATCGTCGAAAAGGAACTGGCCGACGGCTCGCTGATTGAAGTGCTCAAACCCTACAGCGGACGCTCGCGACCATTCACCTTGCTGTACCCGCAGAATCGCCACATGCCGCTGCGTGTCAGGGCTTTCATCGATTTTCTGGTCGAGCAGTTGCCGAACTGA
- the aroQ gene encoding type II 3-dehydroquinate dehydratase → MPPIVLVLNGPNLNLLGTREPATYGHETLADISALCGRAAEEFGLAVEFRQTNHEGELLDWIHGARQRCAGIVINPAAWTHTSVAIRDALVASELPVIEVHLSNVHAREPFRHHSFVSAIATAVMCGFGSHGYRLALEHFSQRLKGRSA, encoded by the coding sequence ATGCCCCCTATCGTTCTGGTGCTCAACGGCCCGAACCTGAACCTGCTCGGCACCCGTGAACCGGCGACCTACGGTCACGAAACCCTGGCCGATATCTCAGCCCTGTGCGGGCGCGCCGCTGAAGAGTTCGGCCTGGCCGTGGAGTTTCGCCAGACCAACCACGAAGGCGAACTGCTCGACTGGATTCACGGCGCCCGCCAGCGCTGCGCCGGCATCGTCATCAACCCGGCCGCCTGGACACACACTTCGGTCGCGATCCGCGACGCCCTGGTTGCCAGCGAATTGCCGGTGATCGAAGTGCACCTGTCCAACGTCCACGCCCGCGAGCCGTTCCGTCATCACTCGTTCGTCTCGGCCATCGCCACGGCGGTGATGTGCGGCTTCGGCAGCCACGGCTATCGCCTGGCCCTGGAACATTTCAGCCAGCGGCTGAAGGGGCGATCCGCATGA
- a CDS encoding shikimate dehydrogenase has product MNRNNVILAGLIGAGIQASRTPALHEHEGDEQGLRYLYRLIDLDQLQLDSNALPDLLLAAERMNYTGLNITFPCKQAIIPLLDELSPEARGIGAVNTVVLKDGKRVGHNTDCLGFAEGFRRGLPDVARERVVQMGAGGAGAAVAHALLSEGVQQLSIFDVDMERAECLADNLNQHLGAGRAVAGHDLASTLSRADGLVNTTPMGMAKLPGMPVPAALLRPELWVAEIVYFPLETELLRNARALGCRTLDGGNMAVFQAVKAFELFSGRVPDAQRMLAHFQSMKG; this is encoded by the coding sequence ATGAATCGCAACAACGTGATACTCGCCGGACTGATCGGCGCCGGCATCCAGGCCTCCCGCACCCCGGCCCTGCATGAGCATGAGGGCGACGAACAGGGCCTGCGTTACCTGTACCGGCTGATCGATCTCGATCAACTGCAACTGGACAGCAACGCCCTGCCCGACCTGCTGCTGGCCGCCGAGCGGATGAACTACACCGGGCTGAACATCACCTTCCCTTGCAAGCAGGCAATCATCCCGCTGCTCGATGAATTGTCCCCGGAAGCCCGAGGCATCGGTGCCGTGAACACGGTGGTGCTGAAGGACGGCAAGCGCGTCGGCCACAACACCGATTGCCTGGGTTTCGCCGAAGGTTTTCGTCGCGGCCTGCCAGACGTCGCCCGCGAACGTGTAGTCCAGATGGGCGCTGGTGGCGCAGGCGCGGCAGTGGCCCACGCCTTGTTGAGCGAAGGCGTACAGCAACTGAGCATTTTTGATGTGGACATGGAGCGCGCCGAATGTCTGGCCGACAACCTCAACCAGCATTTGGGTGCCGGTCGAGCCGTGGCCGGACATGATCTGGCGAGCACGTTGAGTCGGGCCGACGGCCTGGTAAACACCACGCCGATGGGCATGGCCAAATTACCCGGCATGCCCGTGCCGGCGGCATTGTTGCGACCCGAGTTGTGGGTAGCGGAGATCGTGTATTTCCCGCTGGAAACCGAACTGCTGCGCAACGCCCGCGCCCTGGGTTGCCGAACCCTGGATGGCGGCAACATGGCGGTGTTTCAGGCAGTGAAGGCGTTTGAGTTGTTCAGCGGCAGGGTGCCGGATGCGCAACGGATGCTCGCGCATTTTCAAAGCATGAAAGGTTGA
- a CDS encoding TetR family transcriptional regulator: MTMTSELSAAPVSSAVEPRKSRKNNPEKTRENILQEAIVEFVQQGLSGARVDAIAERIHTSKRMIYYYFGSKEQLYVEVLEKLYGDIRNTENRLHLAELQPVEAIRRLVEFTFDHHDRNVDFVRIVSIENIHNAEYVKRSDAIKAMNNTILDSLGEILRRGAEEGVFRAGLDALDVHLLISSFCFYRVSNRHTFGEIFQIDLPDESIKQRHREMICESVLRYLQA; encoded by the coding sequence ATGACAATGACTTCAGAACTTTCCGCAGCCCCCGTTTCATCAGCGGTAGAGCCGCGCAAGAGTCGCAAGAACAACCCGGAAAAAACCCGCGAGAACATCCTCCAGGAGGCGATCGTCGAGTTCGTCCAGCAGGGGCTGTCCGGTGCTCGCGTGGACGCGATCGCCGAGCGCATCCACACCTCCAAACGCATGATCTATTACTACTTCGGCAGCAAGGAGCAGTTGTATGTCGAGGTGCTGGAGAAGCTCTACGGCGATATCCGCAACACCGAAAACCGCCTGCACCTGGCCGAGCTGCAGCCGGTGGAGGCGATCCGGCGCCTGGTGGAATTCACCTTCGATCACCACGATCGCAACGTCGATTTCGTGCGGATCGTCAGCATCGAAAACATCCACAACGCCGAGTACGTGAAGCGTTCCGACGCAATCAAGGCGATGAACAACACCATCCTCGATTCCCTGGGCGAGATTCTGCGCCGTGGTGCTGAAGAAGGGGTTTTCCGCGCCGGGCTCGACGCGCTGGACGTGCATCTGTTGATCAGTTCGTTCTGCTTCTATCGCGTGTCGAACCGTCACACGTTCGGTGAGATCTTTCAGATCGACCTGCCGGACGAAAGCATCAAGCAGCGTCATCGCGAGATGATTTGCGAATCGGTACTGCGCTACTTGCAGGCGTGA